In Rhipicephalus microplus isolate Deutch F79 chromosome 9, USDA_Rmic, whole genome shotgun sequence, one genomic interval encodes:
- the LOC119183195 gene encoding uncharacterized protein LOC119183195: MAQNPAAVWEYTLTGFNDFLEQRRIAFTEPMPASRVCGICGRLPSTTMVLPCGDVFCELCLEEVCGKAKCPFDERVFSERQLVRLRFELSHLEQRRVVCILAGRQCAAFDGQLSELRDHMRHCRSMDVKCAKCNRPVVRDVALDHYKQCIDGNAWRVSVYDLPVQRAVEEIRVMKKDLESLREQALGELDDNDPDDLVNTANVLIERVASLGHSLSMAQENASAFHRETASLDSSKSPAPGPYRSASKPGAFITTCEFNSVYAARNLLTQAKKEHKAVSEPHILSGYTFCLDANFLLSGEGNDGVSVSFSMYLKSGDWDDYVEWPFSKKVTVIIAHPRDVTKDVRLPLRVDGSDVVRKPRPNNYNSGHKTGKKSWEDIELGGYIIKNTLWQLGLTREVHKSAVEGFPHVPALPKQKS, translated from the exons ATGGCGCAGAACCCTGCCGCGGTTTGGGAGTACACGCTCACAGGCTTCAACGATTTTCTCGAGCAGAGACGTATTGCCTTCACGGAGCCGATGCCAGCGAGCCGCGTCTGCGGCATCTGCGGCCGCTTGCCTTCCACAACGATGGTATTGCCTTGCGGTGACGTTTTCTGCGAACTGTGCCTTGAAGAAGTGTGCGGCAAAGCTAAATGCCCTTTCGATGAAAGAGTTTTCTCGGAACGCCAACTTGTTCGGCTGCGCTTCGAACTGTCCCACCTCGAGCAGCGACGCGTTGTGTGCATTCTTGCTGGTAGGCAGTGTGCTGCCTTCGACGGCCAGCTGTCCGAGCTGAGGGACCACATGCGTCACTGCCGCAGCATGGACGTGAAGTGTGCCAAGTGCAACCGACCCGTCGTGCGTGATGTGGCGCTGGATCACTATAAACAATGCATCGACGGAAACGCTTGGCGCGTTTCGGTGTATGACTTGCCAGTGCAGAGGGCCGTCGAAGAAATCCGAGTCATGAAAAAAGACCTCGAGAGTTTGCGAGAGCAGGCGTTGGGTGAGCTCGATGACAATGACCCCGATGATCTTGTGAACACTGCCAACGTATTAATTGAAAGAGTCGCCAGCCTTGGTCATTCACTGTCCATGGCACAAGAAAATGCGAGCGCATTCCATCGAGAAACTGCTTCACTTGACTCTTCGAAATCGCCTGCTCCCGGGCCTTACCGTTCCGCATCGAAGCCCGGCGCGTTCATCACTACTTGCGAGTTCAACAGTGTGTACGCTGCACGCAACTTACTGACTCAGGCTAAGAAAGAGCACAAGGCAGTTAGCGAGCCTCACATCCTAAGTGGTTATACCTTTTGTTTGGATGCAAACTTTTTGTTATCAGGTGAAGGCAATGATGGGGTGAGCGTGAGCTTCAGTATGTACCTCAAGTCTGGAGATTGGGATGACTACGTCGAGTGGCCCTTCTCGAAAAAGGTTACGGTGATCATCGCACACCCTAGAGACGTGACCAAGGACGTTCGTCTCCCTTTGCGCGTCGATGGTTCCGATGTTGTAAGGAAACCACGCCCTAATAATTACAACAGCGGACACAAGACGGGGAAGAAGAGCTGGGAGGACATTGAACTTGGTGGCTACATCATAAAAAACACTCT GTGGCAGCTCGGTCTCACGAGGGAAGTTCATAAATCTGCTGTGGAAGGCTTCCCACATGTTCCAGCACTGCCGAAACAGAAGAGCTAA